A portion of the Chelonia mydas isolate rCheMyd1 chromosome 23, rCheMyd1.pri.v2, whole genome shotgun sequence genome contains these proteins:
- the AKT1S1 gene encoding LOW QUALITY PROTEIN: proline-rich AKT1 substrate 1 (The sequence of the model RefSeq protein was modified relative to this genomic sequence to represent the inferred CDS: deleted 2 bases in 2 codons; substituted 1 base at 1 genomic stop codon) has product MTGMADNHRESWAGLIAEAERYRRRTGNEVVLITAYRAPQPGGFAYTQHGCGALGDATRRYLEDIAVVHKTTAFTYAARPAPAPRPPPSPYSRSCPPQDPPTSPHWIAGAQGAPAEAVGGQEEEEKNMPAPREMESPGKQQPPSDTTGLFVMDEDSPSQDYEPFFDSDPESTDALVPRPGEDRGQHAGTGPAWLRRHRDVRGPAPPPPQHRGPPETAAEVLTSPRWGRGPDSAPSLGHYTPPNGRARGISPPPPPRPGPKQACGDRGSLGRREPVELPATASKLRGDISXLLTLQDHEGCGEMMGGPCVPPPPHSIPSHSSRCGGEPLRSPQHYSY; this is encoded by the exons ATGACGGGCATGGCCGACAACCACCGGGAGAGCTGGGCGGGGCTGATCGCGGAGGCCGAGCGGTACCGGCGCCGGACGGGGAACGAGGTGGTTCTGATCACGGCTTACCGGGCCCCGCAGCCGGGCGGCTTCGCCTACACCCAGCACGGCTGCGGGGCCCTGGGCGACGCCACCCGCCGCTACCTGGAGGACATCGCCGTGGTCCACAAGACCACGGCTTTTACCTATGCCGCCCGGCCCGCACCTGCCCCCCGGCCGCCCCCCAGCCCCTACTCCCGcagctgccccccccaggacccgcccaccagcccccactggaTCGCGGGCGCCCAGGGAGCCCCGGCTGAGGCCGtcggggggcaggaggaagaggagaaaaacatGCCGGCTCCCAGGGAGATGGAGTCACCGGGGAAGCAGCAGCCCCCCAGCGACACCACGG GTCTCTTTGTGATGGACgaggactcccccagccaggACTACGAGCCCTTCTTCGATTCGGACCCGGAGAGCACTGACG cactcgtCCCCCGACCTGGAGAAGATCGCGGCCAGCATGCGGGCACTGGCCCTGCGTGGCTCCGACGGCACCGAGATGTTCGGGgacctgccccgcccccgcctcaACACCGGGGACCTCCAGAAACTGCAGCGGAAGTATTGACCTCCCcccgctgggggaggggccccgaCAGCGCCCCCTCCCTTGGACACTACACCCCCCCCAATGGCAGGGCAAGGGggatttcccccccc ccccccccccgccccggccccaaaCAGGCCTGTGGTGACAGA GGCTCTCTGGGACGCCGTGAGCCGGTGGAACTACCTGCCACCGCATCTAAGCTGCGGGGGGATATTAGCTGACTGCTCACGCTACAGGATCACGAGGGTTGCGGGGAGATgatgggggggccctgtgtccctccccctccacactccatcccctcccacagcagcagATGTGGTGGGGAGCCCCTCCGGTCCCCCCAGCACTACAGCTACTGA
- the LOC119564895 gene encoding DNA-directed RNA polymerases I, II, and III subunit RPABC5 isoform X1 codes for MSVRLPPRASRGCEGGGAGMIIPVRCFTCGKVVGNKWEAYLGLLQAEYTEGDALDALGLKRYCCRRMLLSHVDLIEKLLNYAPLEK; via the exons atgagTGTCCGACTCCCCCCCCGGGCCTCTCGCggctgtgagggggggggggcagg GATGATCATCCCGGTCCGGTGCTTCACCTGCGGGAAGGTGGTGGGCAACAAGTGGGAGGCGTATCTGGGGCTGCTGCAGGCGGAGTACACAGAGGG GGACGCCCTGGACGCCCTGGGGCTGAAGCGATACTGCTGTCGCCGGATGCTCCTGTCCCACGTGGATCTGATCGAGAAGCTGCTGAATTACGCCCCCCTGGAGAAATAG
- the LOC119564895 gene encoding DNA-directed RNA polymerases I, II, and III subunit RPABC5 isoform X4 produces MIIPVRCFTCGKVVGNKWEAYLGLLQAEYTEGDALDALGLKRYCCRRMLLSHVDLIEKLLNYAPLEK; encoded by the exons ATGATCATCCCGGTCCGGTGCTTCACCTGCGGGAAGGTGGTGGGCAACAAGTGGGAGGCGTATCTGGGGCTGCTGCAGGCGGAGTACACAGAGGG GGACGCCCTGGACGCCCTGGGGCTGAAGCGATACTGCTGTCGCCGGATGCTCCTGTCCCACGTGGATCTGATCGAGAAGCTGCTGAATTACGCCCCCCTGGAGAAATAG
- the LOC119564896 gene encoding tetraspanin-4 isoform X1, with protein sequence MGPTQRCLFCLKLELFIFNLIFWLGGCGALGVGLWLALSQGRFSTLSLSLPSLGVAGLVMAAGAVVMALGFLGCLGAATEQRCLLLTFFVVLLTIVLLELSGGLAFYTCRGQFDRYAQDDLKLGLRRYGAPGEPALTQAWDTVQTEFRCCGVQNYTDWFEVRNGTGVPQSCCLEHGAPCSGIGAAWWQEPCYEKVKSWVGENVWAMGIFAACIAVVQVLGLVSSMLMYCQVLKVEKYYH encoded by the exons ATGGGCCCGACCCAGCGCTGCCTCTTCTGTCTCAAGCTGGAGCTTTTCATCTTCAACCTGATCTTCTGG CTGGGAGGCTGTGGGGCGCTGGGCGTGGGGCTCTGGCTCGCTCTCTCGCAGGGCCGGTTCTCCACCCTGTCTCTCTCGCTCCCGTCCCTGGGGGTCGCCGGGCTGGTGATGGCCGCGGGGGCCGTGGTGATGGCCCTGGGCTTCCTCGGCTGCCTGGGGGCCGCCACCGAGCAGCGCTGCCTCCTGCTGACG TTCTTCGTGGTTCTCCTCACCATCGTCCTGCTGGAGCTGAGCGGGGGCCTGGCCTTCTACACCTGCCGGGGGCAG TTTGACAGATACGCTCAGGACGACCTGAAGTTGGGGCTGCGGCGATACGGGGCCCCGGGGGAGCCGGCGCTGACCCAGGCCTGGGACACGGTGCAGACCGAG ttCCGGTGCTGCGGGGTGCAGAATTACACCGACTGGTTTGAGGTGCGCAACGGGACGGGGGTGCCCCAGTCCTGCTGCCTggagcacggcgccccctgctccGGCATCGGCGCCGCCTGGTGGCAGGAG CCCTGCTACGAGAAGGTGAAGTCCTGGGTGGGGGAGAACGTCTGGGCCATGGGCATTTTCGCTGCCTGCATTGCTGTCGTCCAG GTCCTGGGCCTTGTCTCCTCCATGCTGATGTACTGCCAAGTGCTGAAGGTGGAGAAATACTACCACTGA
- the LOC119564895 gene encoding DNA-directed RNA polymerases I, II, and III subunit RPABC5 isoform X3, giving the protein MPRMIIPVRCFTCGKVVGNKWEAYLGLLQAEYTEGDALDALGLKRYCCRRMLLSHVDLIEKLLNYAPLEK; this is encoded by the exons ATGCCAAG GATGATCATCCCGGTCCGGTGCTTCACCTGCGGGAAGGTGGTGGGCAACAAGTGGGAGGCGTATCTGGGGCTGCTGCAGGCGGAGTACACAGAGGG GGACGCCCTGGACGCCCTGGGGCTGAAGCGATACTGCTGTCGCCGGATGCTCCTGTCCCACGTGGATCTGATCGAGAAGCTGCTGAATTACGCCCCCCTGGAGAAATAG
- the LOC119564895 gene encoding DNA-directed RNA polymerases I, II, and III subunit RPABC5 isoform X2, producing MSVRLPPRASRGCEGGAGMIIPVRCFTCGKVVGNKWEAYLGLLQAEYTEGDALDALGLKRYCCRRMLLSHVDLIEKLLNYAPLEK from the exons atgagTGTCCGACTCCCCCCCCGGGCCTCTCGCGGCTGtgaggggggggcagg GATGATCATCCCGGTCCGGTGCTTCACCTGCGGGAAGGTGGTGGGCAACAAGTGGGAGGCGTATCTGGGGCTGCTGCAGGCGGAGTACACAGAGGG GGACGCCCTGGACGCCCTGGGGCTGAAGCGATACTGCTGTCGCCGGATGCTCCTGTCCCACGTGGATCTGATCGAGAAGCTGCTGAATTACGCCCCCCTGGAGAAATAG
- the LOC119564896 gene encoding tetraspanin-4 isoform X2, whose product MGPTQRCLFCLKLELFIFNLIFWLGGCGALGVGLWLALSQGRFSTLSLSLPSLGVAGLVMAAGAVVMALGFLGCLGAATEQRCLLLTFDRYAQDDLKLGLRRYGAPGEPALTQAWDTVQTEFRCCGVQNYTDWFEVRNGTGVPQSCCLEHGAPCSGIGAAWWQEPCYEKVKSWVGENVWAMGIFAACIAVVQVLGLVSSMLMYCQVLKVEKYYH is encoded by the exons ATGGGCCCGACCCAGCGCTGCCTCTTCTGTCTCAAGCTGGAGCTTTTCATCTTCAACCTGATCTTCTGG CTGGGAGGCTGTGGGGCGCTGGGCGTGGGGCTCTGGCTCGCTCTCTCGCAGGGCCGGTTCTCCACCCTGTCTCTCTCGCTCCCGTCCCTGGGGGTCGCCGGGCTGGTGATGGCCGCGGGGGCCGTGGTGATGGCCCTGGGCTTCCTCGGCTGCCTGGGGGCCGCCACCGAGCAGCGCTGCCTCCTGCTGACG TTTGACAGATACGCTCAGGACGACCTGAAGTTGGGGCTGCGGCGATACGGGGCCCCGGGGGAGCCGGCGCTGACCCAGGCCTGGGACACGGTGCAGACCGAG ttCCGGTGCTGCGGGGTGCAGAATTACACCGACTGGTTTGAGGTGCGCAACGGGACGGGGGTGCCCCAGTCCTGCTGCCTggagcacggcgccccctgctccGGCATCGGCGCCGCCTGGTGGCAGGAG CCCTGCTACGAGAAGGTGAAGTCCTGGGTGGGGGAGAACGTCTGGGCCATGGGCATTTTCGCTGCCTGCATTGCTGTCGTCCAG GTCCTGGGCCTTGTCTCCTCCATGCTGATGTACTGCCAAGTGCTGAAGGTGGAGAAATACTACCACTGA